In Sphingobacterium sp. SRCM116780, the genomic stretch ATTTGCTTTCTCACCAATGAACATGCGATCTACTGTACTATAAAATAAACCTAGCCAATGAACAAAATGTTCTTCATCTATAGGAAGATGGGCATGGGGAAGAAATGGACTCCCAAAATAAGTGTATTCGTTTAAAAGAATTGTTTGCCAAAACCGATACATTTTCTCCAGATGTATGTCCCATCTATTTTGAATAACTTGACTAAATATAGGGCCTAAAAGCTCATCTTGCTGTATCTGTTTATAGAAGTTATTAACTAGTTCTTTGATGTCCTCTATATTTCTTATATCGTGTTTAACATCCATAATAGCTGAATTGATAGGACTAATATACGGAATGTTCAAAAAGGAAGTAGTTGTTGGCAAATAATATGATATAGAGATTATAAGATTCTCTGTTTGATGAATAGAAGCACTTGCAACAATCATCTTATGTTTGGTATTTTAAAAATATAGGTGTAAAAATTTGCGTAGTCAAATAACTACGCTTATATTTGAAGTCAAATGACTACATAATGAATTTAAGACGAGATGTATTTCAAGCTATAGCTGATCCAACAAGAAGAGCAATTCTTCTGTTAGTAACCTCACAATCATTGACAGCAGGTGCAATTGCTTCAAACTTTGACACGGCAAGGCCAACGGTTTCGAAACATTTACAAATACTAACCGAATGTGAATTACTCAAACAAGAACAAAAAGGGCGGGAAATTTACTATCAAATAAATCCTAATAAAATGAAAGAAGTAGCAGACTTTATTGAACCATTCAGACAGATGTGGGAGGAAAGGTTTAATAAATTAGAAACTGTTATGAAAAATTATAAACCAAAAAAATAAATTGTGATGGAACAAAAAACAAAAATTAATGCCGAAGATGGCAAACAAGAATTAGTTATAACCAGGGAATTTGATTTACCCTTAACACTACTTTTTAAAGCCTATACAGAACCCAAACTTGTTGAACAGTGGATGGGAACAAAAGTGGTAAAACTTGAAAATAAAAATCATGGAAGTTACCAGTTTGAAACCTCACATAACGGTAATATAGTCTTTAAGGCAAATGGGACAATTCATGAATTTGTACCTAATCAAAAGATCATACGCACATTTGAAATGGAAAATATGTCTATTGGTGTACAACTTGAATTTCTAGAATTTGAAAAACTTACTGATGACAGAAGTAAACTGACTATGCAAATCATTTATAAGTCAGAGAAGCATCGGGCACAACAACTACAATTACCTTTTGCTTACGGTTTAAACATGGCGCATGATAGATTACAAGAAATTTTAAACAATTAAAAATAATTCAAATGGAAAGGACAAAAAATATTGGCTATTGGGTCACTACATGTTTAGTTTGTTTTTGTATGCTTGGTGGCATTGGACAACTATTTCAAGTGAAACAAGTTGTTGACGGATTTGCACCATTAGGTTATCCGACTTATTTTATTTCAATAATCGGATTTTGGAAAGTGTTAGCAATTATTGCACTACTTATCCCGAAGTTCCCATTAGTAAAAGAGTGGGCTTATGCGGGAATATTTTTTGCTATGACAGGAGCCTCTGCTTCACATATAGCTGTGCATGATTCTATTTTTCATATCATTGTGCCATTAGTCATTGCTAGCTTAGCGATATGCTCCTGGTATTTGAGACCATCGTCAAGAAAAATAACAACGACGAATTCCTAACATCATTTTGATAACAGTAAGACAAAGGCATAAAAAGAAACTCCAACTTCATGTAGGGGTTTCTTTTTATAGTGAAGAACGAGGATTATTTCATGATCTCTAATGGGGGAGGCTTCATCTGAAAAGAGAGCCATCCACTTTTATCACTTTTTCAAGCACTATGCTGTATTTTGTCCGATTTGATATTGGATACAAATAAATTCTGCAATCAAAAATTATCTTATTCTTGGAGGTAACTTTGCAATTAGCTCTTCAATAAAAACTAATACCTCATCTTCATAATCGAATGCTAGCTTTTTCGAAACCTTACCTTCTCCAAATCTAGGGCTTATTTTATAGTTTTTTAGAAATTGTTTCTTTTTAATGCCCATCGCATAATACCAATCGCCTGTATCCGCATTTGTAAAGATAACCACTTCGTCTAATTGCATCAGCTGTTTCTTACCGAATAGTGGATTTTTTCTATAAACAGCATTTGCATAACGGTCAAACTCATATTGCACATTTAGTTTGAAAATATAATCTATTAATCCGTGAATACTCAAGTAAATAATAATACCTATACATAACAACTCACCACCTTCTCCCAACTGTTTGTGAAATATTGTCCAAATAACTGCTGTTATTATGATTGTTATAGCAAACCAGATAAGACTAGAGGTTAATCCTCTGTTAGGCTGTAACGAAATCCGTTCAGGTTCAATTTCTACCCTTAATTTATCTTTTATACTCATTTACTGTTGGAATAAAATACCTTAACAACTGCATTTTCTATTGTTTAGAAATTTGATCCAACTCGTTGGAAAGCGTCTGCATTTTCTTTTTTCCAAGAGAACTTCCTAGCAGATGTTTACCTTCTTTACCATTATTGTTAATAGTTTTTACATATAAATATGCTCCAAGTGTAATATGAGCAAAACTGATCGTCTCCAGTTCAAATCCCAGTATTTGACTAAAATCAAAAGTTTCCTGATATAGTCCTCGTCTAGGCACATCTACCTGAAGTATATTATCATAGGGATAAACTCTGTTTTTTGAAGGTTTTAGTAATAAAAAAACAAGAGATATAATAGTAATGATAATAATTGCTATTCCTGTTTTGGTATAATCGCTGTATGTGAGAATGGCAAATCCAATCAGCATCCACATACAAAGTATCAGATGATGAAAAGAAAAAAAACGTTTGATTTTATATGTTTCTGCTTCTGGAATAAGGTATAGGAAGGGCTTCATCTTATTCGTTGTTTAATTGTTCGTAAATAATTGGAAGAACCTCTTCCTTAAATATAAAAGCTGTTTTTTGCTTGTTTAAGAAAGGACTAATCTGATAGGATTTCCCGTAAGGATTTTGTTTATCTGCAATAGCAAAAAAAGTATTTCCATTCACAGTATTGCAAACAATATCAACTTCATGTTTCCGATAAATATGACATTTATAAAGCTTCCCTAAACGAAAAACAATTGGAATATCCTCTCCTTGTGGAATAATAACCTGCCATTGTACAACTGTAATTTTGTATATCAAGGCGGGCAGTCCCATGCAAAGTCCTATAGCCAATGGCAGCTGCCAGAAATCATTTAATCGCATAAATAAGAACAACCCCAAGATTAAAAACAGCAACCCCAAAATGAAGATATTGTTGGCTATTTTATTATAAACACGATTTGGGGTTAGTACCAAGTTCCCATTGTTCCAGTACATCATCTGCTTTTTCATCTTCTTCCTATTATTCTTTCTGTTTCCAGCAAAAGCTGTTGTGTATGTTTGCTATTCATAAAGCTTTGCCCTAAAAGGATATATTTAGATTTACCTTTTCTTTCTACTAAAGCATATGCAGAAGATATCAATACCAAAACATAGATATTATTGCTGATATTAAAGTTCTGAATATCTGAAAAGGCAATAATCTGCGTTCTAGCCAACAAGCTCGATTTTTGAATTATACGCTCATTGTTCATATCTATTTGTAGGCTATTGAACATCTTATTGATAAATCCAAACCCGAAAGCAACTGCTATCGCTGTCACTATACAGGCCTCAATATCTGGTGCTTTGATGAGAAACAAACCTCCTATGGCAAAGAGAATAATCGCAAATAACAGATACTGTCGCTTCCAGTCTGCTTTCTTGTAAACTTTGGAACTTATTTCCTGATAGCACTTATACTCATTCATCATGATTGTTTTTATCTGTTTCTGTTATATAATACTAAACCTGTTATCAGCAAAATACCAGCGATAAGGATTAATGGCCAGATTCCATAAATAAACATCCACGCAGTTTCTTTCGCTGGACCAACTTTCATGATGAAAGCCAGACAAGAACCGATGAGAATGAGAAACACACCAATTGTTTTTTTCATTTTAATAATATTTATTTTAACGTTTTTAAAAATGCTATTAGATATAGCAACGATTTCAAGACGATTACCCAATGAAAGAAAATTTGTTTTCAAACATTTTCCCTATCAAAGGCAATGGTTTTTGAACTTCATTAGCTGCATTGATGATACCAATAATCATTAACACAATAAATATAAATCCAAATTAGGCTTAAAAAGGATAGAGCTGGTAGAATTGTTATCACAATAGCCAGTGCAATGTTAAAGACCACACTTACAATCAGTAGTCCAAACGATTGTTTCAGATGATACTTTAAAAAACTATTAGCATTTTCTTTACCGTTGAAATAGGCAATCAGCCACCCAATAAGAGGGATATAAGATACGATCGAAAGCGTTTTGTTGTTCATGATATTTATGATTTATTTGTAAAGATCGATGAAACAAAAATGCATGATGACCTTTCATAATCCTATTCTTCTATGACTACAGAATTCTTACAGCAGTGAAATCGAACTACTACAAAACATCTACATTAAATATAATTATCTAAAAATCAATGTGTTGTATTTTTTTAAATTATAATGGATAATTCTTGTAGTCATTAAAAATGACTACAGATTTCTGTACATTTGGATATGAAAAAAATCATTCAACTCACCTTTTTCATTTTTTTTTCGATTAGCATTCAGGCACAACAACGTTTTGTAGATAGTTTACGCCATATCTTGAATACAAACCCGACACCTGAACAAGCAGTTGCTGTTCAACAACAACTAGCAGACTGGTATCGTTCCAACGAAAATGATGCTGAAGCTATACAGATGGCAGAACTCAGTCTTAAAAACAGTAAATACCAATACAGAAAACTTTGATAAGTCAAAAGAATATATTGATAAGGCATATGCGTCAGCAAAAAAACAAGAAAATACCTTAGGTCTGGCCTATGCTCATTATGCTTCAGCCATACTATATAGCACTCTTTTTGACCGTGAACATACATTAAAATATCTTCAACTGGCACTCTCCAATATCCCTGATCAGGAGAAGGAGCCACTTCTTACTGCTCGTATCTATTATTTCCTTTACGGCATTTACACAGAATGGAATGATGAACAAAAATCTTTGATGTATATCCGTAAAGCGTTGTCATTTGCCCAAAAATCTTCCAATAAAAATGCGTTGGTAATGATTTATTCCGCCCTATCTGTAGTATACACTTTTCGCTATGAGGACACACGACAAAAAAGGTATCTGGACAGTATTATGGATCCACTTGATAGGGCAATAGACCTATTCCATCAGTATCCAGGACAGGTAACGAACACTGCTTACACCCACTGTCTAAACAACAAGTCCAGTTATTATCTGCAATATTACAATACCAATGATCCCCTAATTAAACAGAAAATACGTGACAATATAAAAGAAGCATTGCGCATATCGCCCTCAAGTAATAACGAAATAGTTGCCAGTAGCTATGGTATGCTCAGCGAGCTCAGTATGATCGAGAATAATCTTCAGGCCGCTGAAAGTTACCTGACAACAGCCTATCAGCAGATGATGAAAATGAAAAAACCTTATTATCATACCCTTATAAATGTGCTGACCTCTTTAGTTAAGCTGAGTACAAAAAAAGGAGATTATGAAAAAGCACTCGGATATCAGCAAAAAATTACGGAATATAGTAATCTGCTTTTTGATGAACAATCAGGAAAAGTGACTAAAAGACTGGATGCACAATTTGAACTTAGCAAAAAAGAAAAGGAAATAGAATCATTACAGGAAAAAACTGCCAATCAGAAAAAACAAAAATATCTTCTAATAGCCCTCATAGGCATTGGTGGACTTACTACTGTTTTTATGTTTCGTTCCTATCATTTCAATCTTAGGTATTCTTTAGCTAGAGAGAAACAGCTTGCTGCTCAAAAGAACGAATCGACCATACAGATAAAATATGAACGAGAAGAACAGGCTCGTTTAAAAGCTGAGCAGGAGTTGTTGACACTGCAACAACAAAAATTGCAGAATGAGGTAATGGCAAATAAGTTGCATCTGGAACATAAAAACAATGTGCTACAGCAATTGAAACAAAAACTTGCTAACCAGGTACCTGTAAACATTCAGCAGATAATAAGGGAAGAAACGCTCACGGATAATGATTTTGAAAAAGCAAAATTCCATATTCAGGAAATGCATCCTGATTTTTTCAATAACCTAAATAAGCAAGCGAAACAAAAACTAACATCTTTAGATCTTAAGTACTGCGCATATCTTTACCTTGGAATGGATACAAAAATGATTGCCAATTTACTGAATGTCGAACCCAAAAGTGTACGGATGACCAAGTACCGCCTAAAACAAAAATTTGAATTGGCTGCAAAAACAGATTTGATAAATTATATTAAAGAAATAGGATAGGAGGAATCTAATTAACTATCTAAAAATATAAAAAAAGTTCCTTCTGATAAAGACCCTTTAGTAGAGAGCAAGGATTATTTCATGATCCCTAAAGGGGGAGGCTTCATATAAAAATAAAGCCATTCGCTACGCTCATTCCTTTTGTTGTTTATGCTCTTTTGTTCAAACGCTGTTTGCAAAAGTCCATAAACAACAAAACCCGATTGACATCGGGCTTTCTTTTTATTATGGCGGAGAGCGAGGGATTCGAACCTTGCTCGTAACGCGTTGAAATTTATCTGTTTATAAACACTTGATTTTGCGGGTCTCGAAAGGGTCTCGCTAAATCCGTTTTATAATATTCCTACTTCCATTCTCTTATACAAAGATACGAAATGAACTGCGGAATAA encodes the following:
- a CDS encoding group III truncated hemoglobin; amino-acid sequence: MIVASASIHQTENLIISISYYLPTTTSFLNIPYISPINSAIMDVKHDIRNIEDIKELVNNFYKQIQQDELLGPIFSQVIQNRWDIHLEKMYRFWQTILLNEYTYFGSPFLPHAHLPIDEEHFVHWLGLFYSTVDRMFIGEKANEAKWRAEKMATMFAHKIAHIQQGNSKPLL
- a CDS encoding ArsR/SmtB family transcription factor — its product is MNLRRDVFQAIADPTRRAILLLVTSQSLTAGAIASNFDTARPTVSKHLQILTECELLKQEQKGREIYYQINPNKMKEVADFIEPFRQMWEERFNKLETVMKNYKPKK
- a CDS encoding SRPBCC domain-containing protein, which gives rise to MEQKTKINAEDGKQELVITREFDLPLTLLFKAYTEPKLVEQWMGTKVVKLENKNHGSYQFETSHNGNIVFKANGTIHEFVPNQKIIRTFEMENMSIGVQLEFLEFEKLTDDRSKLTMQIIYKSEKHRAQQLQLPFAYGLNMAHDRLQEILNN
- a CDS encoding DoxX family protein translates to MERTKNIGYWVTTCLVCFCMLGGIGQLFQVKQVVDGFAPLGYPTYFISIIGFWKVLAIIALLIPKFPLVKEWAYAGIFFAMTGASASHIAVHDSIFHIIVPLVIASLAICSWYLRPSSRKITTTNS
- a CDS encoding helix-turn-helix transcriptional regulator; the protein is MLKLYRWQNSVLKTVNTNTENFDKSKEYIDKAYASAKKQENTLGLAYAHYASAILYSTLFDREHTLKYLQLALSNIPDQEKEPLLTARIYYFLYGIYTEWNDEQKSLMYIRKALSFAQKSSNKNALVMIYSALSVVYTFRYEDTRQKRYLDSIMDPLDRAIDLFHQYPGQVTNTAYTHCLNNKSSYYLQYYNTNDPLIKQKIRDNIKEALRISPSSNNEIVASSYGMLSELSMIENNLQAAESYLTTAYQQMMKMKKPYYHTLINVLTSLVKLSTKKGDYEKALGYQQKITEYSNLLFDEQSGKVTKRLDAQFELSKKEKEIESLQEKTANQKKQKYLLIALIGIGGLTTVFMFRSYHFNLRYSLAREKQLAAQKNESTIQIKYEREEQARLKAEQELLTLQQQKLQNEVMANKLHLEHKNNVLQQLKQKLANQVPVNIQQIIREETLTDNDFEKAKFHIQEMHPDFFNNLNKQAKQKLTSLDLKYCAYLYLGMDTKMIANLLNVEPKSVRMTKYRLKQKFELAAKTDLINYIKEIG